In Persicimonas caeni, a single window of DNA contains:
- a CDS encoding NAD(P)/FAD-dependent oxidoreductase, with protein MHFVIIGNGVAGIEAAFAIRDRLGPGEAKITVISDETDYFFSRTALMYAYMDKLDRRDLEPYERKVYAQKQIELVRGRVVDLDAAEASLRLQDGSTVAYDRLLLAVGAKPRMVPFAGLDEVEEGLVHFVSMQDLDECERLTWSTERAVVVGGGLIGVELVESLTHHGVEVTFLVREPWFWPAALGKEEAEIVAEHIREHGVDLRMEEEMSEIQVDDAGRVSGVRTNLGDEIPCQMLGVAIGVQANVEWLQGVSTPPAINRGVMVDRSFRTTLPNVWAAGDCVEVDVGRRPGLVETIWYSAKRHGKLAGLSMAGERVEYHPPLFYNSTKFFELEFTTVGDCVDVADGATTLFRKMPGKPISQRIVANERGEVIGFNMLGSRFDHRVLEQWIHDRRDLAWVQRHLQEAQFDVEFGRVPLSKMVEKEIA; from the coding sequence ATGCATTTCGTCATCATCGGCAACGGCGTCGCCGGCATCGAAGCCGCCTTCGCCATCCGCGACCGGCTCGGTCCGGGCGAGGCCAAGATCACGGTCATCAGCGACGAGACGGACTACTTCTTCTCGCGCACCGCCCTGATGTACGCCTACATGGACAAGCTCGACCGGCGCGACCTCGAGCCGTACGAGCGCAAGGTCTACGCCCAAAAGCAGATCGAGCTCGTGCGCGGCCGCGTCGTCGACCTCGACGCCGCCGAGGCGAGCTTGCGCCTGCAGGACGGCAGCACCGTCGCCTACGATCGCCTGCTGCTGGCCGTGGGCGCCAAGCCGCGCATGGTCCCCTTCGCCGGGCTCGACGAGGTCGAAGAGGGGCTGGTGCACTTCGTCTCCATGCAAGACCTCGACGAGTGTGAGCGGCTGACCTGGTCGACCGAGCGCGCGGTGGTCGTCGGCGGCGGCCTCATCGGCGTCGAGCTCGTCGAGAGCCTGACCCACCACGGCGTCGAGGTGACCTTCTTGGTGCGCGAGCCCTGGTTTTGGCCCGCCGCCCTGGGCAAGGAAGAAGCCGAGATCGTCGCCGAGCATATCCGCGAGCACGGCGTCGACCTGCGCATGGAAGAGGAGATGAGCGAGATTCAGGTCGACGACGCCGGCCGCGTCAGCGGCGTGCGCACGAACCTGGGCGACGAGATCCCCTGTCAGATGCTCGGGGTGGCCATCGGCGTGCAGGCCAACGTCGAGTGGCTCCAGGGCGTGAGCACCCCGCCGGCGATCAACCGCGGTGTCATGGTCGACCGCTCCTTTCGCACCACGCTGCCCAACGTGTGGGCCGCCGGCGACTGCGTCGAGGTGGACGTCGGCCGCCGCCCTGGGTTGGTGGAGACCATCTGGTACTCCGCCAAACGCCACGGCAAGCTCGCCGGGCTGAGCATGGCCGGCGAGCGCGTCGAGTATCACCCGCCCCTATTCTACAACAGCACCAAGTTCTTCGAGCTCGAGTTCACCACCGTGGGCGACTGCGTCGACGTCGCCGACGGCGCCACCACCCTGTTTCGCAAGATGCCCGGGAAGCCTATCAGCCAGCGCATTGTTGCCAACGAACGCGGCGAGGTCATCGGCTTCAACATGCTCGGCTCGCGCTTCGACCACCGCGTGCTCGAGCAGTGGATCCACGACCGGCGCGACCTGGCCTGGGTGCAACGGCACCTCCAAGAGGCCCAATTCGACGTCGAGTTCGGGCGCGTGCCGCTTTCGAAGATGGTTGAAAAGGAGATCGCCTGA
- a CDS encoding 4Fe-4S binding protein, with the protein MRQKGTIGWLKHDITHRGVTAWALSAALFAFYVILYWTDWLDPVAQALHLGSKWTLYGLLYTIAITAGGIYVMRKYRHNKYQIVRTTVIIFVQATLAFSVPLILKFFNQPEVYLSYLWPLKIEYFYPSTIASWPLPFIIWSIAGSLLMVPLLATFFGKRWYCSWVCGCGGLANTAGDPFRQLSNKSSAAWKFEQYSIHITMLLSFVVTAAVVASFFIGDSSPMLQSAAGEMQSAYGFVVVAILSGIVGVGVYPIGGTRVWCRYFCPMAAVLGLVQKKGKYRITVKDNMCISCGLCSKYCEMGIDVRAYAQRNEDFTRASCVGCGLCEEVCPRGVLHLENSDKPRSGPQPLTIDALVDESWKDRHVSPHAEEKQESVISVNWN; encoded by the coding sequence ATGCGCCAAAAAGGAACCATCGGCTGGCTCAAGCACGACATCACCCACCGCGGCGTGACCGCCTGGGCGCTGTCGGCGGCGCTATTCGCCTTCTACGTCATCCTCTACTGGACCGACTGGCTCGACCCGGTCGCCCAGGCGCTGCACCTGGGCAGCAAGTGGACGCTGTACGGGCTGCTCTACACCATCGCGATCACCGCCGGCGGCATCTACGTGATGCGCAAATACCGGCACAACAAATACCAGATCGTGCGCACCACGGTGATCATCTTCGTGCAGGCCACCCTGGCCTTCTCGGTGCCCCTCATCCTCAAATTCTTCAACCAGCCCGAGGTCTACTTAAGCTACCTCTGGCCGCTCAAAATCGAGTACTTCTACCCGTCGACCATCGCCAGTTGGCCGTTGCCGTTCATCATCTGGAGCATCGCAGGCTCGCTGCTGATGGTCCCGCTCCTGGCCACCTTCTTCGGCAAGCGCTGGTATTGCTCGTGGGTGTGCGGCTGCGGCGGGCTGGCCAACACCGCCGGCGACCCGTTCCGCCAACTGTCGAATAAGTCGAGCGCGGCGTGGAAATTCGAGCAGTACTCCATCCACATCACTATGCTCTTGTCGTTCGTGGTCACCGCCGCGGTGGTCGCGAGCTTCTTCATCGGCGACAGCAGCCCGATGCTCCAAAGCGCCGCCGGCGAGATGCAGTCGGCCTACGGCTTCGTGGTGGTGGCCATCCTGTCGGGCATCGTGGGCGTGGGCGTCTACCCCATCGGCGGCACCCGCGTGTGGTGTCGCTACTTCTGCCCGATGGCCGCCGTGTTGGGCCTGGTGCAAAAGAAGGGCAAGTACCGCATCACCGTCAAAGACAACATGTGCATCTCGTGCGGGCTGTGCTCCAAATACTGCGAGATGGGCATCGACGTGCGCGCCTACGCCCAGCGCAACGAAGACTTCACCCGCGCCTCGTGTGTGGGCTGCGGGCTGTGCGAAGAGGTGTGCCCCCGCGGCGTGCTCCACCTAGAAAACTCCGACAAGCCCCGAAGCGGCCCCCAGCCGCTGACCATCGACGCGCTGGTCGACGAGAGCTGGAAAGACCGGCACGTGTCGCCCCACGCCGAGGAGAAGCAAGAGTCGGTGATTTCGGTGAACTGGAACTAA
- the tpx gene encoding thiol peroxidase codes for MATITLGGEEIQTVGELPAVGEAAPAFTLTNTDLQDVSFEDVDADFIVLNIFPSIDTGVCQASVREFNERAADLDGVEVLCVSADLPFAHKRFCGAEGIEGVAGMSTFRSDFGTAWGVEIADGAFAGLLSRAVVVLDADGKVVHTEQVAEIGEEPDYEAALAHVG; via the coding sequence ATGGCCACGATCACACTGGGCGGCGAAGAGATTCAAACCGTGGGCGAGCTTCCGGCGGTCGGCGAAGCCGCGCCGGCGTTCACGCTGACGAATACGGACCTGCAGGACGTGAGCTTCGAGGACGTCGACGCCGACTTCATCGTGCTCAACATCTTCCCGAGCATCGACACCGGCGTGTGCCAGGCGTCGGTGCGCGAGTTCAACGAGCGCGCCGCCGACCTCGACGGCGTCGAGGTGCTGTGCGTGTCGGCCGACCTGCCGTTCGCCCACAAGCGCTTCTGCGGCGCCGAGGGCATCGAGGGCGTGGCGGGCATGTCGACGTTCCGCAGCGACTTCGGCACCGCCTGGGGCGTCGAGATCGCCGACGGCGCCTTCGCCGGACTCTTGTCGCGCGCGGTCGTCGTCCTCGACGCCGACGGCAAGGTCGTGCACACCGAGCAGGTCGCCGAGATCGGCGAGGAGCCGGATTATGAGGCGGCTTTGGCGCATGTGGGGTGA
- a CDS encoding multicopper oxidase family protein: MRKYFVFLAAASLLAACGGESTEDKELVIDTDAGTDTSVEHEGPTFPEVWGAPVLEDENPATDIVEVTLRAEEKTVTLADGLDVDMYTYNGSFPGPILQAQVGQTVIVHFENALPEETTVHWHGLRIPDEMDGNPRIQNPVQPGESFTYEFVVEDAASYWYHPHVRENEQIEKGLYGLFIVHGEDEPEFDRERFLTIDDILIDQNGDLPPFLQSHPEIMHGRSGNALLNNGSLDVVSFSVDQNDVERWRLVNPANARTMKLELEGASWRVIGTDGGLLPEPYETDRIVLPVGQRFDVEVVYDQPGTVTLNSMVLVRNDAGEIVEEAFPIYEAEVAASDAEPRTVELPEVTLPTAEPTRSETIEFDVGQDTFGNTVWMLNGKAHSNDPLFTFGYGEVVRIKLRNNAGPEHPFHLHGNFFTVVNDGRAWTNQPGLKDTVLVPGMDEVEIIAYFDNPGQWMAHCHILEHAKLGMMSEIIVEDPAE; encoded by the coding sequence ATGCGCAAATATTTCGTGTTTTTGGCAGCCGCTTCGCTCCTGGCAGCGTGCGGCGGTGAGTCGACTGAAGACAAAGAGTTGGTGATCGACACCGACGCGGGCACCGACACGAGCGTCGAGCACGAGGGGCCGACCTTCCCCGAGGTGTGGGGCGCGCCGGTGCTCGAGGACGAGAACCCGGCCACCGACATCGTCGAGGTGACGCTTCGGGCCGAGGAGAAGACGGTCACTCTGGCCGACGGCCTCGACGTCGACATGTATACGTACAACGGCAGCTTCCCCGGCCCGATCCTGCAGGCCCAGGTGGGCCAGACGGTGATCGTGCACTTCGAGAACGCGCTGCCCGAGGAGACCACCGTGCACTGGCACGGGCTGCGCATCCCCGACGAGATGGACGGCAACCCGCGCATCCAGAACCCGGTCCAGCCCGGCGAGTCGTTCACCTACGAGTTCGTCGTCGAGGACGCGGCCTCCTACTGGTACCACCCGCACGTTCGCGAGAACGAGCAGATCGAAAAGGGCCTGTACGGCCTGTTCATCGTGCACGGCGAGGACGAGCCGGAGTTCGACCGCGAGCGCTTCCTGACCATCGACGACATCCTCATCGACCAGAACGGCGATCTGCCCCCGTTTTTGCAGTCGCACCCCGAGATCATGCACGGGCGCAGCGGCAACGCGCTGCTGAACAACGGCTCGCTCGACGTGGTCAGCTTCTCGGTCGACCAGAACGACGTGGAGCGCTGGAGGCTGGTCAACCCGGCGAACGCGCGCACCATGAAGCTCGAGCTCGAGGGCGCGAGCTGGCGCGTCATCGGCACCGACGGCGGCCTGCTGCCCGAGCCCTACGAGACCGACCGCATCGTGCTGCCCGTGGGCCAGCGCTTCGACGTCGAGGTCGTCTACGACCAGCCGGGCACCGTCACGCTCAACTCGATGGTCCTCGTGCGCAACGACGCCGGCGAGATCGTCGAAGAGGCCTTCCCCATCTACGAGGCCGAGGTCGCCGCGAGCGACGCCGAGCCGCGCACGGTCGAGCTCCCCGAGGTCACGCTGCCCACCGCCGAGCCCACCCGCTCGGAGACCATCGAGTTCGACGTCGGCCAGGATACGTTCGGAAACACGGTGTGGATGCTCAACGGCAAGGCGCACTCGAACGACCCGCTGTTCACCTTCGGCTACGGCGAAGTCGTGCGCATCAAGCTGCGCAACAACGCCGGCCCCGAGCACCCCTTCCACCTGCACGGCAACTTCTTCACCGTCGTCAACGACGGCCGCGCCTGGACGAACCAACCCGGCCTCAAAGACACGGTGCTGGTGCCGGGCATGGACGAGGTCGAGATCATCGCCTACTTCGACAACCCCGGCCAATGGATGGCCCACTGCCACATCCTCGAGCACGCCAAGCTGGGGATGATGTCGGAGATCATCGTCGAAGATCCTGCTGAGTGA
- a CDS encoding PEGA domain-containing protein, whose product MSALTRRLCTVVLAGVLLGAGASSAFAQDVSKEELERFQAHLDKGGRLLEKKQYEDAIIELKRARRIIDHPKISLSIAGAYGKWGRCAKARKEYSALLGRKKVDEEILDKASAGIEGLDTCVDTGTLAVSCSPEHAQVSIDGGEAMACPVRTDLKVGSHKLEVSAGGFKATSETAEIEPDQTTKVSVSLSPITVKRQKDKTVEAPADVEPARPEWQTWASWGGIGLGGALLGAGLVNDAMSVGRADDIAAAQNAGNLTRARQLEADADAAYTRSVIFYSSGAVFLATGLTLQFVDFETDAGATTSVGFTATGISTRVDW is encoded by the coding sequence ATGTCTGCATTGACCCGGCGCCTGTGCACGGTCGTGCTCGCCGGAGTGTTGCTCGGCGCCGGCGCGTCGAGCGCGTTCGCCCAGGATGTCTCCAAAGAGGAGCTCGAGCGCTTCCAGGCGCACCTCGACAAGGGCGGCCGTCTGCTCGAAAAGAAGCAGTACGAGGACGCCATCATCGAGCTCAAGCGCGCCCGGCGCATCATCGACCACCCCAAGATCTCGCTGAGCATCGCCGGCGCCTACGGCAAGTGGGGCCGCTGCGCGAAGGCGCGCAAGGAGTACAGCGCGCTACTCGGCCGCAAGAAGGTCGACGAAGAGATCCTCGATAAGGCCAGCGCCGGCATCGAGGGCCTCGACACCTGCGTCGACACCGGCACGCTGGCCGTGTCGTGCTCGCCCGAGCACGCCCAGGTGAGCATCGACGGCGGCGAGGCGATGGCATGCCCGGTGCGCACCGACCTGAAGGTCGGCTCGCACAAGCTCGAGGTGAGCGCCGGCGGCTTCAAGGCGACCTCCGAGACCGCCGAGATCGAGCCCGACCAGACCACGAAGGTCAGCGTCTCGTTGAGCCCCATCACCGTAAAGCGTCAGAAAGACAAGACCGTCGAAGCCCCCGCCGACGTCGAGCCCGCGCGCCCCGAGTGGCAGACGTGGGCGAGCTGGGGCGGCATCGGCCTGGGCGGCGCACTGTTGGGCGCCGGCCTCGTCAACGACGCCATGTCCGTCGGCCGCGCCGACGACATCGCCGCCGCCCAAAACGCCGGCAACCTCACCCGCGCCCGCCAACTCGAAGCCGACGCCGACGCCGCCTACACCCGCTCGGTCATCTTCTACTCGAGCGGAGCGGTCTTCCTCGCCACGGGTCTGACCCTCCAGTTTGTCGACTTCGAAACCGACGCCGGCGCCACGACCTCGGTCGGCTTCACCGCTACGGGTATCTCGACGCGGGTTGATTGGTAA